The stretch of DNA CCACCACTCAAAATATTCAGGAAAATGGCACCCTACCCCCAATATCACTACTCACAAATGGAACGAGGAATCCTGGGAGTTCAGTTTTCACGTAGCCCTAAAATACACACCCTTTCTGTGCAAGGTTCACACCTGAACCTTCAGGTGCTCCCTTCCTTGGGTGCATTTACAGCACCTAGAGTTGGTTTCCCAAatcccaactcctatcagcccttgACAGCAGGCCTGAGAGTTAGGGATAAGGGGAAAgaggggagttgggagtccagcagcaaCATCTAtaagcagggctggatttagatgaaaagaggccctaggcttctccacttgtgaggccctccccatcccccaccctcacgACTAGAAGAAAATGGGAGTGTGTTAttaacaaaattgagtgaagccaaggatgatgatggGTATTTAAAATTGTGCAGTtctcaatttctcctctaaaggacataggATGTTATTTtcaaataccatggtgatttttaaaaatgcataaaattaacaatgAAAagcttttgcaataactgaactttgtaaaccttttgtggaataagcattaatttttaggaaaatgaagttgtaatgttattcttaaaaaaacacattgagtTTACAAATTATATTGCCGGGGAAAGCGGGTTCTACATTCATGGAGAGCAGGTGTTGCCGAGGGGTTAACAGGACATCCCCTGCGTTGCTGGCCACAGGGGGATTGGGCATTTTTGTTGCTGGGGGGAGAGTTATGTTGCAAGTTAATGATTGATAGCAATAGCGGGTATAAATTCTTAGTGGGCAGCTTTTACTTTCACTTTTTCCagtgcaacggatctcccgctcCGCCACCCTTTTTAAGGGCCTTTTGcaattgacattgctatgcctatcatggggtcgcctgctttggggcaggggcctggtaggaattttgtccatttggctgattggttgttgccatttggtttaTGCCTACTGCggagcaaatcgtcacaacttgtaaggttggcggttaggcattggttaaaaaattggttggtggaggggtatggaaaggctggggctacccctcaaaattgctgctgcttataggggtattccattaaaggaatcctggggcttgaTGGGCTCTCGTCTGTACTcccgcaaggggctagggccatgcaagagcaagagcctcggggaacattcggggagaggtgaagggcctgAGACAcggctccatcctctctcagggggtgtttacctactgacttccctagacggctagggatgtcagatctgtcccagggcgaggggacagatggatgaaccaatgcctaagcaaccactcacatttggttgtattttaaataaagttgtggccaaaataatgccaaaaagcttaaacttaaattgctgtgtgatgtgtgaattattggggggggggtcctgtgaCCTCGACACACAAGTGTAAATAATATGACCATTGTTACCTGTCAGTGTGGCACTTTTAGAATCTACTTTATGTTGTCATTAAAAAGTCAgtcttaaagtacagtggtatccCAGTtttcaaacacaattggttccggaagtctgtacttaacctgaagcgtacttatcctgaagcgaactttcccattgaaagtaatggaaagtggattaatccattccagaaggtccgtgaagtacttaaactgaagcatacttaacctgaagcgaactttcccattgaaagtaatggaaagtggattaatctgttccagacgggtccgcggagtactcaacctgaagcgtacttaacccgaggtatgagtgtaattggttccggaagtccgtacttaacctgaagcgtacttaacctgaagcaaactttcccattgaaagtaatggaaagtggattaatccgttccagacgggtctgtggtgtacttaaactgaaaatactcaaactgaggcatacttaaactgaggtatgacttgtacatgttgttgttgtaatttagtcgtttactcgtgtccgactcttcgtgaccccatggaccagagcatgccaggcactcctgtcttcccctgcctcccgcagtttggtcagacacatgttggtggcttcgagaacattgtccaactatctcgtcctctgtcgtccccttctccttgtgccctcaatctttcccaacatcagggtcttttccatggagtcttctcttcttctttttttctttttttaagaatttttaaaaatactttattatttaaaataatacaaaacataaTATACATGTGAAACAAATACAGCACAAATTCTTCCTCTTGTCGAGTTACATACAGAAAAAGTACGAAAAACAAAATACTTAATTCAAAATAAActcttcttcgcaatgtgaacaGTATACCATCCTTGTATTTTATCCTATTTCTTCCCTCTTAGATACTTCCCATACTTCTAATAATACAATAGCAAATTCTTTCTTTTCCACGGGCCTGCCTTAtaaatttcctcctttctttccttgaTTTTTCCTGATCTCACTTTATATTTTCAAACGGTATTCTATATCTGCTAGTATGGAGTTATTaggataatgcatttttaaatatttttttgtaaacactcCATTCCTTGGATACATTTTGTGTTGATGATCCCCTTACTGAGTCAGTAAGTTTTGCCAGTTGTACATATTCTAACATGAGTGTTTGCCACTCCGTTTTAATGGGTAGGttctcactcttccactttcttgcTACTACGGTAATACCCTGGCCGCGGTCATTGCATACAGCagtaaatattttgtttctttttgaatTTCTGGTTGTGACATATTTAGCAAAAATATTTCCAGTCTTTTTTTATTGgttatttaaatagttttttaatttcttcatgtATGTTATTCCAGTAGCTTTTAATCTcctggtcttctcttctcatgatgtaggctaagtattggagcctctcagcttcaggatctgtccttccagtgagcactcagggctgatttccttcagaatagataggtttgatcttcttgcagtccatgggactctcaagagcaggtgtccccaaactaaggcccgggggccggatgcggcccaatcgccttctaaatccggcctgtggacagttcgggaatcagcatgtttttacatgagtagaatgtgtccttttatttacaatgcatctctgggttatttgtggggcataggaattcgttcatatttttttcaaaatatagtccgccccccccacaaggtctgagggacagtggaccggcccccagctgcaaatgtttgctgacccctgctcaagagtctcctccagcaccataattcaaaagcatcaattcttcggcaatcaaccttctttattgtccagctctcacttccatacatcactactgggaaaaccatagctttaactaaaggaacttttgtcggcaaggtgatgtctctgcttttaatttcgtgactgctgtcaccatctgcagtgatcatggaacctaagaaagtaaaatctctcactgcctccatttcttccccttctatttaaagccaggaagtgatgggaccagtggccatgatcttagtttttttgatgttgagcttcagaccatatttaaaGTACATATTAAGAAGTATACTACAACCATCAAATACAGTAAGGCTAAAATGTTTTTTCCTAGCCTTCGTCAAAGCAAAATCATCCAAAACTTCATGAAAATTTGTTTGCTAAGTTTGTCACTTTCAATGCACAGAATGCTCAGTGCGGACAACCACTCTTGAGACATCGTGgcccttaattcatttttaattcttttgagtCTTGAAAAATTCCTCTCTCCTGAGCAGTTAGTGACCATAAGGCTAAGAAATAGCTGCAAGATTGCTTCCACATTAGGAAAGGCCATATAAATTTTGTCCTTGTATATAATTTGATAAAGGTCTGTATGAGACAGAGAATGCTCTGCTGTAAACCTATGGCTTTGTGTCACGTACATGTGAAAGTGCAAAAGTTCATCAATAAGTTTCAGGTCAATATCTTCTGGGTATGCTTCTATCAACAGTTCCACACCTTGCTGAATTTCTTGCTTAGATGTTGTCAGATTTGCAAGAATGGCAAACAATTGTGCAACACCACTGTACACattacttcttcttttaaaattggCTTCAAGTACATCTAATATAGGAATAAAGGATTTTTTCCTAAGCCTATCTCTTGAAGAAAGTGCATCTAAGGCATCAGGTGCACTTCTGTCATTTCTTTGCCGTTCCCTCACTCTTTGTCTCCTTGTTTTGTAATTGACATTTGGCAAGGTGGCTTTTGCTTGTTTCTCAAGCTCATCAAAATCATCTCTAATTTTCCTTAAACAATCCAGGAGTGAACTGTACAAACTTGCACAAGAACTCAATAACAGGTCTGATTTCTGAAGGGCTTTGCTGACCTTGTGAAATTGACCTAGCACACAGGTccaaaaatgtagcataaacacagATTCCAGTTCTTTTGAAGCAAAATGTCATTAAAATAGGAGAATTGGTTAGGGCATTGATTTTATGTGATTTTCAAAGGTTAGTAGTCCAACACAGTCAAGTACAAGGGGGGATACAATTTTAACCCTTTCTTGCAACAATGCAACAATTTTTGCCAATAGAAACAAGAAGGGATACAATTCCCCAGCTTTCTCCATTAACAGTGCAAAGGCTCATTGTCCCGGGGTTTTGAGGGAGGAGAGGTGTTGAGGTGACAAAaatgatttccaataagtgcccccctttatttccataacaagtccttgagtctgtactctgaatagtgatACCAGGGACCTAGAAGTGGCAGCGCTTGTCAGCCCAACCCCTGCACAATCTCATCACGGCTGGCCTTAAGATaattggagcaattgggctaaATTGGGCCCTGCAGGCCGCTCCTAAGGGGGCCCCTGCACCAGGGGAATCTAGATTCATTGTATTTATATCTCTAAGATTCCAAGTTGGCCCTAgagcttcaaattgggccccactggctagccctgagtctcatagttgctgggcccgagttgccctgccctcacatgaagtcttgggtttacaattttgggagaggggagactgctcgCTAGGGAGTGGGTGGGCtagtgaggccccctagatttagaggcccaagtTGCCCTGTCCTTACATGAAGTcatgggtttgcaattttggagAGTGGGGACTGTGGCGCTGGGGAGCGGGCTGGCTGATGAGgtcccctagatttagaggccctaggcttcagcttGTTGAgcttctgaagctcaacatcaaaaaaaccaagatcatggacactggtcccatcacctcctggctttaaatagaaggggaagaaatggaggcaatgagagattttactttcttgggctccttgatcactgcagatggtgacagcagtcacgaaattaaaagacgcctgcttcttgggagaaaagcaatgacaaacctagacagcatcttaaaaagcagagacatcaccttgcctacaaaggtccgtatagttaaagctatggttttcccagtagtgatgtatggaagtgagagctggaccataaagaaggctgatcgcttaagaattgatgcttttgaattatggtgctggagaagactcttgagagtcccatggactgcaagaagatcaaacctatccattctaaaggaaatcagccctgagtgctcactggaaggacagaccgtgaagctgaggctccaatactttggccacctcatgagaagagaagaatccttggaaaagaccctgatgttgggaaagattgagggcactaggagaaggggacgtcagaggacgagatggttggacagtgttctcgaagctacgaacatgagtttgaccaaactgcgggaggcagtgcaagacaggagtgcctggcgtgctatggtccatggggtcacgaagagtcggacacgactaaacaacaactacaagaacaagaacaacaacaacaggcttcaGCTTACTTAGCCCTGTCTGTAAGGCACCTGGTTTTGGAAGACTTGATGTATGAAACATCATGATAATTTAGCATTATAATGTTAGCCGGCTGGTAAGGTGTTTGTCCTGAACCTGATTATGAGTGGCTAGAGGTAACCACACGAAGTCCGCCCAACCGGTCTCGGGCGGCCAATCATATCGCAACAGCTTACTCCATTCTCATTTGTCAACGGGAGTCTGACgcatcctttccccctccccctcccttcccctcccgaACTCCTTTCTCCTCCACTTCCAGACCAAAAAGTAAAAGTTCGGGTAGGGGCGAAGACTTAGCGAAAGAGGAAGAAGCCCAGGGGACCAATAGCTAGGCAGCGGAAGTTCCCTTCACCCAATCCGGTAGTGGCCCGACGCGCGGCCTGGCCTATGGGCGCCGGGCTGCCCGTGAGTGTCTTTTCTGCCTGTCGCCGAAGGACGGGAGGCCGGTTCAGTCATGGCGGCGTTTCTGAGGGTTCTGGCGCTGGCTTTCTTGGCCGTGCTGGCCGGCTCCGGCGTCGGAgggcagaagaagaaggaggTGAGTGGGGCCGGCTGGAGGAGGGCCGATGCGGTCGCGATCCaggcggggaggaggagagggagaggggcacACCGAGGTCATCCAACCTCCCACCTTTCTTACTCTCAGGGCCCAATTTACGGAGCCTCGCCAACAACTGTTTGCTAGGCCGGCAGTTATCCTAGGAGGAGCTTTGTGTGCGCGCGACGGACTACAGGGTtgccgagcatgtgcagagtgccgccGCCCCTGCGCCTCAAGCACTTTTCACCGCTTAATCGCCGCTCGTCTCTCCCACTGCAGTCCTGTGGGAGTCTTCGGGCCCGAGTCCTCCTCTCTCTCAGGCTGCTGCTGTTAAGTTGCCGCCGCAGAGTTCCCCTTGGTGGAGAGATTGATTCATAAcaagtgatgatgatgaagaagattaTAATCAATGAAAAAGTTGTTGGCTGCTGCCAGTTACACTGCAATTAAATAGAATACGTTTCGCCTAATTCATGCATGACCAGGCTGCAGCTATAGGCGCAAGCGAATTAGTGTCGCCAGATTTTAGCAAGAGATATCTAGAAGAGGGCGCGTTTTCCTGTCACCGTAGGGTAGCGACGGGCGCTGCCTACGCTGCGAGGATGATCCGACGATTATGACTCTTAGGCAGTGAatggctgcttcttgggagaaaagcaatgacaaacctagacagcatcttaaaaagcagagacatcactttgccgacaaaggtccgtatagttaaagctatggttttcccagtagtgatgtatggaagtgagagctggaccataaagaaggctgatcgtcgaagaattgatgcttttgaattatggtgctggaggagactcttgagagtcccatggactgcaagaagatcaaacctatccattctgaaggaaatcagccctgagtgctccctggaaggacagatcgtgaagctgaggctccaatactttggccacctcatgagaagagaagaatccttggaaaagaccctgatgttgggaaagattgagggcactaggagaaggggacgacagaggacaagatggctggacagtgttctcgaagctacgaacatgagtttgaccaaactgcgggaggcagtgcaagacaggagtgcctggcgtgctatggtccatggggtcacgaagagtcggacacgactaaacgactaaacaacaacaagtgaatgGCAGGTGATGACCGAGAGAACTGAAAATGGGGCAGCATCTAAGGATGCCTTCCTTGGCATGTCTATACAGACCATATGTTGTGTGGCCAAGTTCATGGAATCAAAGGCTTGTTGCATTGTCTGAATGCTGTGAACAGGCCTAGTGTATTCCATATAATCTGGACATCTTCCGTGGCCTCTGACCATTACCCAccctttctggggctgatgggagttgtagtcttccGACATCTGTAGGACACGAAATTGGGGAGGCTGTTGCAAGCAGCACTGAGGAAGTGAATATTCACCTCGGTTTATCAATGCAAGTTGCTGTGAAGAAATGGTACTGAGAAGGAGATGAAATTGCAACATATTGGAAATGCTAAAGAGAAGACATAAGTATTCCATTCTCAGTGTCCCAACATAGTTTAGGAGCTGGGTCTGATTCTGGGATCATACAgctaatacatatttaaatgtcaTGCATGGTTGTTCAGATTAAGCTGTAGCAGTTTAGACTCCTAGTAGAAGACTTGTTTAACAGAAACGGTTTTCTTTCCAATTTTATGTTTTAGATGGTTCTTTCAGAAAAAGTGAACCAGCTGATGGAATGGGCTAGCAAACGGTCGGTTATTCGATTGAACGGTGATAAATTTCGTCGTCTTATAAAGGCACCACCAAGAAACTACTCTGTGATTGTTATGTTCACTGCACTTCAGCCTCACAGACAATGTGTTGTGTGCAAGTATGGATTTAAATTACTTGAAAATTCATTATTACAGAAAACCTTGTATGCTTTTTTGTGTCAGAgtatttcttctttgttttatcCTTTTTACTTCAAGCTTATACTGTTGTACTCAAGGGAAAAGCACCAGGCTAGCATTCAAAAAATCAGGTGTACCAAAAGATTGATGAAGTAGCAATTAATCATTGtgatattttgaaaataattctTTTATAAATGATATAAAGTCATACACAGGGAGTTGCTTTTATGTTAACATTACTATGCCTGCTTCTTATGAAGAGAATTTGACAGAAAGAATGTATCTTCAAACAATTCGTGTAGGGATTGTGCTTGCTAAACCTTATTCAAGCAGCTGATTCACAGACCATCATCTTTAATTGACTTAGCATTTGGCATCAGAGACTTAAATTCTACCAGCGCACATTTGAAGTGCCAACTGTAACAGGTTTAGCATTTAGCATTAAAGATTTAAATTCTACTTACACCTGGAGTGCCATCTGTtctcaaattataaaaatatTCTCAAAGAAATGCTCACTGACATGAGGGATCCAGCTAAAGACATTCTTTATTGGTACTACATTAGCTGAGACTGAGTGATTGTGGTTCTTTGAATCCTACTATCTAAAAGGCTTTCTCCAAAGAAAGCAAAATTGCAACTTTGTGGGAATGCCAGGAAGTATATGCATCCCTGTCAGTTCAGATGCTGTTCTGTTGTAGTGGTGACTTGTGGCTGCATGATCATTGCTGCTGTTCAAGTTTTTTCTTACAGCTAGTGTGAAAGTGTGGGCTTACTTTCTTGAAACATCTGATGGGCTAAATGTTTTTCAATTGTGACATGGTTAGATGCTTGAACAGCACTTTCTTACATTTTTTTGTAGGCAAGCTGATGAAGAATATCAGATTCTGGCGAACTCATGGCGGTACTCAAGTGCATTCACAAACAGGATCTTTTTTGCCATGGTTGATTTCGATGAAGGTTCTGATGTATTTCAAATGGTAATGTGCTTCTTGCGTAGTTATACTTGTGGAGTAAGATTAAGAAAAAGATGTgcattactgttttgtttttaaaaaatgtttatactTACTGGGGAGTCAGTAACATAAACATAATATTGCTCTAATATTTAGGATTGCACATTAAGTAATAACTTGCTTCTCCAGAGCATTTCAGACTAAGTGGAGTGGGAGGTAAGAAAAAAGCTTTTCTGGTAACCTGATAGTACAACTACTGGTATTTATGTGAGACAGTGGAGTTTGCATGCAACATAGACctatgtgttttggttcacaggTTATAATGCCTGGATAACTTCAGAATCTGAGCTCCATTTCAGAGCATGGATTTTAGGTAACAAACAATTTGAGTGACAGTATGTTTCTGtgtgtttcttaaaaaatacagCTCAACATGAACTCTGCTCCAACCTTCATTAATTTCCCACCAAAAGGGAAACCGAAAAAAGGTGACACATACGAACTGCAAGTACGAGGTTTTGCTGCTGAACAGATAGCCCGTTGGGTTGCTGATAGAACTGATGTCAATGTAAGTAAAGGCCAGACTTCAACTTCTGTGCAGTGTTTTGCTTCTAActgtaatataaataaataaataaataaataaataaataaatatattattgttcTGTTGACCATTCATCTTAGCCTCAAACAGCAGGACTGCCACACAAAGAGAACAAGTTCATGAGCACTTGGCCATCTTTTCCACCATATGCATACACTCAGTACAATTATTTCTTTTAAACCAGAACAGTTTACTTAGTCTTATTTTTGTGCTCAACGAAATCATGTTTTCCATGGTGGATGGAGAAAGGGTCAGTGGGTTGTACTATTAGATAATTTTATGGAGAGGCAATTGCAAAttttgtttcccagttgtcatgaGCATCCTGGTAAAACTGTTAGTGATTGGAGTGTCTTTCAAAAAATACTTAGTAAATATATTCTCATGTCACTTTTCAAATTATTTTCGGGGCATTCTAAAATCCAGCTACAACCCTTTGCTAtggtttttgtattattattgcaGCTTAATCCTATACATGAttatttgggagtaagtccactgtgttcagtgaggaTTGTTCCCACATAAGTATGCATATAATAAATGCAGCTTTAAATGGTATAAAGGTTCTTATTAGAGATCTGTGGGCATCTGCACCATTTACCTGTAAGGTAAGATTGACTACAACTTGGAGCAGGAATGCCTCAGTGGTATATCTCAATTTGAAATTTCAATTTCATTGGTGTccagtatttgttgttgtttagtcgtttagtcgtgtccagtaTATTCCGTGCTATTTCTGAGGTTTTATACACAAgatgaaacattttctttttaaagcagatgTTTTTGTAATATGCTTCCTGGATATAGTTTAATTGCAACCTACTTTGAGGTAGCTTATGAGAACAACAGAGTGTAATGTAATTAAAATATTGAAATTATTTGTATACAGTGTTGCTATTCAAAAGCAATTTTCCTTATGGAACActttaggtttgtttttttttaaagaagttgaaGTAGCTTTGCTGCATTTTCAAAAACTTACCTATCCCTCTAGTAGTAAAACTTTTTCAGGAATTATTGGTGCCTATATATTTTTGTACAGAATTATTCCAGTTTGCTTTAATGTGCAAACTGTTTTTGACTTTCATAGATCCGTGTGATAAGGCCTCCAAACTATGCTGGGCCCTTGATGTTGGGGCTGCTGCTCGCTGTTATTGGCGGACTTGTATACTTAAGAAGAAGCAACCTGGATTTTCTGTATAACAAGACAGGCTGGGCTTTTGCTGCTTTGGTAAGCAAATTACAGTACCTTGTAACcattttgtttcctcttttctccccaggATCCCTCTCCCAACCTTCCTCATCACTTGGCCTATTCTTTGCATGCATCTACCACGATCTGGCTGTATTGTGTTTTAGTCTAAAAAATAGATTGTCATTCTGGTTTTTAATAACAGTTTCTTTTCCACTGATTCAGATGGAAGGGCTGCTGTAGCTTGTTCCCCATACTAAGGGAGTATTAGCAAACAGGATGGCTTTGGATCCTGCAGATCCACTGCCATTTCTAGAATATCCCTTCTTGTTCTCTCCAGCGTCAGAGTTCTGATGTCAGAGTGATAATGGCTGTGGACCTTTCTGCAGCTTCATAGAGCAGGCATATGAGGTCAGATCTTCTTGTCTGAGTTTGAACCTCTCTGTCCTTGGGGAGGGAGATCTGAAGAATACTattcttgccccacccccacacctAAGATTGTggcaaaaggttttttgtttgtttgcttgtaaaTTGTTGTgagtttacattttaaaggaaataaaatagctTCATTCCCTTAGTGGGAGCTCTTTTATTGCAGGAAAGATGCAGTTGTGAAATTAttgttt from Zootoca vivipara chromosome Z, rZooViv1.1, whole genome shotgun sequence encodes:
- the MAGT1 gene encoding magnesium transporter protein 1, with amino-acid sequence MAAFLRVLALAFLAVLAGSGVGGQKKKEMVLSEKVNQLMEWASKRSVIRLNGDKFRRLIKAPPRNYSVIVMFTALQPHRQCVVCKQADEEYQILANSWRYSSAFTNRIFFAMVDFDEGSDVFQMLNMNSAPTFINFPPKGKPKKGDTYELQVRGFAAEQIARWVADRTDVNIRVIRPPNYAGPLMLGLLLAVIGGLVYLRRSNLDFLYNKTGWAFAALCFVLAMTSGQMWNHIRGPPYAHKNPHSGQVSYIHGSSQAQFVAETHIVLLFNAGVTLGMVLLHEAATSDLEVMKRKIMCMAGIGLVVLFFSWLLSIFRAKYHGYPYSFLMS